One Anaeromicrobium sediminis genomic region harbors:
- the addB gene encoding helicase-exonuclease AddAB subunit AddB produces MPKEIKLITSRAGYGKTDFVFRDILDKLKRGEEKLILIVPEQFTLETEKDLIEKLNLKGIINIEVLSFTRLAHKILSEAGGITRTFINDLGKNMILKKIVLENNKNLTIYKKSSTQDGFINMINELIGEFKQNNIMPRDLNKELEHKDENIIISQKLQDISLIYENFEDYLEGKYIDTENFLNLLIEKIGEGTFLENAHVWIDGFSNFTIQMNEIIRKIINKVDSVTITFPMGDGNDKDIFTLCEDNYRRVIRIIEDEGYMSYINRINLDSQRLDYLEKSEEINHLEKNIYAYPYKTYKKEVKNLDIFHGSNIYVEIEYVASKIIELIRDKKYRLRDMAVVSNDMDRYSRIIERIFKEYDIPIFLDKKRKIMNNPIIEFILSALLVIQRNYRYEDMFRYIKTGFTKISVEEGELIENYALKYGIRGDGWKFPFKYGENEYDLELLNKIRKNIVEDLGFLEEKFKGKKTVETITKGVYKFLEKAQVFEKFQGFIDYLKDKNLYEYMNENTQIWNIVMETLDQLVEILGTQKMSLKDFIKILESGFEATEVGIIPTTIDQVLIGNISRSKSHDIKALFVVGVNDGILPKKREDDKILSSEERIFMREMDIPIYYDDNKKSLEERFTIYSSFVKPMEYLWISYPLANAEGKALRPSILIDRIKKIFPQIVEKSDIAYEDLNLNLVTRPNSTFKYLVENLRNYVDGNEMSETWFYVYNWYKNRPEWKDLSEEVIRGLFYKNKENYIDEKDAKSLYNVPIHASVSRLEKFVNCPFSHFIRYGLRPEERKIFEVKSPDVGELFHQSMEKFTDKLKNDSIDWKLLNEEESGAIIETVIDDIIPKYRDGIMLSSNRYKYLVKKLKRISKRAIWTLTDHLREGGFSPEEYEVAFGINKKYPPIEIELPTGEKIYLEGRIDRVDILKDEDDEYIKIIDYKSGNKEFSLSDVYNGIQLQLIIYLEAILKNQDHKKPAGMFYFKIDDPLIKTDEKVKEVIEKEIKKKLKMKGLVLKDVNIIRQMDKNIDGYSEILPVRLSKKGEVDGRSSAVDEETFKDLIKHVKNLVKEISYEMMKGNIEILPCKNGTKTACDYCLYSTICEFDTAFDDNSYKNIKKLSNDEVIRKIKEEN; encoded by the coding sequence ATGCCAAAGGAAATAAAATTAATAACATCGAGAGCTGGATATGGAAAGACAGATTTTGTTTTTAGAGATATATTAGATAAGTTAAAAAGGGGAGAAGAAAAGTTAATATTAATAGTTCCGGAACAATTTACCCTAGAGACGGAAAAGGACTTAATAGAAAAGTTAAACTTAAAGGGAATTATTAATATAGAAGTACTTAGTTTTACTAGACTTGCCCATAAGATTTTAAGTGAAGCTGGAGGAATAACTAGAACCTTTATAAATGATTTAGGGAAAAATATGATTTTGAAAAAAATAGTCCTAGAGAATAATAAAAATTTGACCATTTATAAAAAAAGTTCTACTCAAGATGGATTTATTAATATGATAAATGAACTTATAGGAGAATTTAAGCAAAATAATATTATGCCTAGGGATCTTAATAAGGAATTAGAACATAAGGATGAAAATATTATTATTTCTCAAAAACTTCAAGATATATCTTTAATATATGAAAACTTTGAAGATTATTTAGAGGGGAAATATATAGATACGGAAAATTTCTTAAATTTATTAATAGAAAAAATTGGAGAAGGAACTTTCCTTGAAAATGCCCATGTATGGATAGATGGATTTTCAAATTTCACTATTCAAATGAATGAAATCATAAGAAAAATAATTAATAAAGTGGATAGTGTGACCATAACTTTTCCTATGGGAGATGGAAATGATAAGGATATATTTACTTTGTGTGAAGATAACTATAGGAGAGTAATAAGAATTATAGAAGATGAAGGCTATATGTCCTATATAAATAGAATAAATTTAGATAGTCAAAGACTTGATTATTTAGAAAAATCAGAGGAAATAAACCATTTAGAAAAAAATATATATGCATATCCCTATAAAACCTATAAAAAGGAAGTAAAAAATTTAGATATATTTCATGGAAGCAATATTTATGTTGAAATTGAATATGTGGCTAGTAAAATTATAGAGCTCATAAGGGATAAAAAATATAGATTAAGGGATATGGCAGTGGTATCAAATGATATGGATAGGTATTCTAGAATCATTGAAAGGATATTTAAAGAATACGACATTCCCATATTCTTAGATAAAAAAAGAAAAATAATGAATAATCCCATAATAGAGTTCATATTATCAGCCTTACTTGTTATACAGAGAAATTATAGATATGAAGATATGTTTAGATATATAAAAACTGGATTCACTAAAATTTCAGTAGAAGAAGGTGAATTAATAGAAAACTATGCACTAAAGTATGGCATAAGGGGAGATGGATGGAAGTTTCCCTTTAAATATGGAGAAAATGAATATGATTTAGAACTATTAAATAAAATTAGAAAAAACATAGTAGAGGACTTGGGATTTTTAGAAGAAAAATTTAAAGGTAAAAAGACGGTAGAAACCATAACTAAGGGGGTTTATAAGTTCTTAGAAAAGGCCCAAGTATTTGAAAAGTTCCAAGGGTTTATAGACTACCTAAAGGATAAAAATCTCTATGAATATATGAATGAAAATACTCAAATATGGAATATTGTAATGGAAACACTAGATCAACTAGTGGAAATATTGGGAACTCAAAAGATGAGTTTAAAGGATTTTATAAAAATATTAGAATCGGGATTTGAGGCTACAGAAGTAGGAATAATACCTACAACCATAGATCAAGTTTTAATAGGTAATATATCTAGGTCTAAAAGTCATGATATAAAAGCACTATTTGTAGTAGGTGTAAATGATGGTATCTTACCTAAGAAAAGAGAGGATGACAAGATACTTTCCAGTGAAGAGAGAATTTTCATGAGGGAGATGGACATACCTATTTATTATGATGATAACAAAAAATCCCTAGAAGAGAGATTTACCATATATTCGTCCTTTGTAAAACCTATGGAATATTTATGGATAAGTTACCCTCTAGCCAATGCGGAAGGGAAGGCCTTAAGACCATCCATATTAATAGATAGAATTAAAAAGATATTTCCACAGATAGTAGAAAAAAGTGACATAGCCTATGAGGATTTAAATCTAAATTTAGTGACTAGGCCCAATAGTACCTTTAAGTATTTGGTAGAAAACTTGAGAAACTATGTGGATGGAAATGAAATGAGCGAGACCTGGTTTTATGTGTATAACTGGTATAAGAATAGGCCAGAATGGAAAGATTTGAGTGAAGAAGTAATAAGGGGATTATTTTATAAAAATAAAGAAAATTATATAGATGAAAAGGACGCAAAGAGTCTTTATAATGTACCAATCCATGCTAGTGTATCTAGATTGGAGAAATTTGTAAATTGTCCCTTTTCCCATTTTATAAGATATGGATTAAGACCAGAGGAAAGAAAAATTTTTGAAGTGAAAAGTCCAGATGTGGGAGAATTATTTCATCAATCTATGGAAAAATTTACAGACAAATTGAAAAATGATTCTATAGATTGGAAGCTATTAAATGAAGAAGAAAGTGGAGCAATTATAGAAACAGTAATAGATGATATAATTCCTAAGTATAGGGATGGAATTATGTTAAGTTCTAATAGATATAAGTATTTAGTTAAGAAATTAAAACGAATTAGTAAAAGAGCTATTTGGACTTTGACAGATCATCTAAGGGAAGGTGGATTTAGTCCAGAGGAATATGAGGTGGCCTTTGGTATAAATAAAAAATATCCTCCCATTGAGATTGAGTTACCAACAGGTGAAAAAATATATTTAGAGGGTAGAATAGATAGGGTAGATATTTTGAAGGATGAAGATGATGAGTATATTAAAATTATAGATTATAAGTCTGGAAATAAGGAATTTAGTTTATCAGATGTATATAATGGTATTCAATTGCAGTTGATAATATATTTAGAGGCCATACTTAAAAATCAAGACCATAAAAAACCTGCTGGAATGTTCTACTTTAAGATTGATGATCCTTTAATTAAAACAGATGAAAAGGTTAAGGAAGTAATAGAGAAGGAAATTAAGAAAAAGTTAAAAATGAAGGGATTAGTTTTAAAGGATGTAAATATTATAAGGCAAATGGATAAAAATATAGATGGCTACTCAGAAATTCTTCCCGTTAGATTGAGTAAAAAGGGAGAAGTGGATGGAAGATCATCTGCTGTAGATGAGGAAACTTTTAAAGATTTAATAAAACATGTGAAAAATCTGGTTAAAGAAATAAGTTATGAAATGATGAAGGGAAATATAGAAATACTACCTTGCAAAAATGGAACTAAGACTGCCTGTGATTATTGTCTATATTCAACCATATGTGAATTTGATACGGCTTTTGATGATAATAGTTATAAA